The stretch of DNA TCATTTTCTCAGCATAGTTCGTACGCATTTCAAGAGCAGTTCTAGTTTTTAAACCACCTGGATGCATAGTGTGACGGTAGTAGATCTTGTCAGTTAATTTCTTACCAGTTAATTCAACTTTAGAAGCGTTAAGAATGATAACATGATCACCAGTGTCAACATGTGGTGTAAAAGTTGGTTTATTTTTACCACGTAAGATTGCTGCTACTTCAGAAGCAAGACGTCCAAGAGTTTTGCCTTCAGCATCAATCACGTACCATTTACGCTCGATAT from Neobacillus sp. CF12 encodes:
- the rplM gene encoding 50S ribosomal protein L13, coding for MRTTFMANANNIERKWYVIDAEGKTLGRLASEVAAILRGKNKPTFTPHVDTGDHVIILNASKVELTGKKLTDKIYYRHTMHPGGLKTRTALEMRTNYAEKMIELAVKGMLPKNSLGRQTFKKLHVYAGSEHPHQAQQPEVYELRG